From the Salmo trutta chromosome 30, fSalTru1.1, whole genome shotgun sequence genome, one window contains:
- the slc52a3-1 gene encoding solute carrier family 52, riboflavin transporter, member 3-A: MSLRIHVLACCFGLGSWVAVNGLWVELPLIVNTLPEGWDLPSYLTVIIQLANLGPLLVTLMHKLCPGRLKERAAIYSVLSIGVLACILLAFSWDETTVVAAASRSTAFFILTFFLALVDCTSSVTFLPFMMQLPANYITTYFIGEGLSGFIPGLVALGQGIGMAKCVNATQSSGNLTEEDMYIVQTQFLPPNFSTEVFFFFLAAMMCISLAAFSALNRLPRSFELSTENLVPDTDTVASVCSGLDNHGAVTEGENSNPKRHSEESGQARPQMAKSGHSVFQLTCIYFMVVWVNGATNGLLTSVQTYSCMPYGNLAYHLSAALASCANPVACIVAMFFPKRSLVLLGVLCLIGSVFGGYNMAMATMSPCPLFQGSALGEAIIVLSWVFFTGILSYVKVMVGVIFRDESHSALVWCGAAAQTGSLLGSVIMFPLVNVYNLFQSGDFCNTKCPL, from the exons ATGTCTCTGCGGATCCATGTGCTGGCCTGCTGCTTCGGCCTGGGCTCCTGGGTGGCTGTCAATGGCCTGTGGGTGGAGCTCCCCCTCATCGTTAACACTCTCCCCGAGGGCTGGGATCTACCATCTTACCTGACCGTTATTATCCAGCTCGCCAACCTGGGGCCTCTGCTGGTCACTCTCATGCACAAGCTGTGTCCGGGCCGTCTGAAGGAGAGAGCTGCCATCTACAGTGTGTTGTCCATAGGTGTCCTGGCCTGTATACTTCTGGCGTTCTCCTGGGACGAGACCACAGTGGTAGCGGCGGCATCTCGGAGCACAGCCTTCTTTATCCTCACCTTCTTCCTGGCCTTGGTGGACTGCACCTCCTCTGTCACCTTCCTGCCCTTCATGATGCAGCTGCCAGCCAACTACATCACCACCTACTTCATTGGAGAGGGCCTGAGTGGCTTTATCCCTGGTCTGGTGGCTCTCGGCCAGGGCATCGGCATGGCCAAGTGTGTGAATGCCACTCAGTCCTCTGGTAACCTCACTGAAGAGGATATGTACATTGTCCAGACCCAGTTTCTACCGCCCAACTTCTCCACTGAGGTGTTTTTCTTCTTCCTGGCAGCCATGATGTGCATCAGCCTGGCAGCATTCTCTGCACTAAACAGGCTCCCACGTAGCTTTGAACTGTCCACAGAGAACTTGGTGCCAGACACTGACACAGTGGCGTCAGTCTGCTCCGGGCTAGACAACCATGGAGCAGTGACTGAAGGGGAGAACTCAAACCCAAAACGCCACAGTGAGGAATCAGGTCAGGCCAGGCCACAGATGGCTAAATCAGGCCACTCTGTTTTCCAGTTAACTTGTATCTATTTCATGGTGGTCTGGGTGAATGGGGCGACTAACGGCCTCTTGACCTCGGTGCAGACATACTCCTGTATGCCCTACGGTAACCTGGCATATCACCTGTCGGCTGCTCTGGCATCCTGTGCCAACCCAGTGGCCTGTATAGTCGCCATGTTTTTTCCTAAAAG GTCACTAGTGCTCCTGGGTGTACTGTGTCTCATTGGATCAGTCTTTGGAGGATACAACATGGCAATGGCCACCATGAGTCCATGTCCACTATTTCAAGGTTCCGCACTGGGTGAAGCCATCATA GTGCTGTCGTGGGTCTTCTTCACAGGGATACTGTCTTATGTCAAGGTGATGGTGGGTGTCATCTTCAGAGATGAGAGCCACAGCGCCCTGGTGTGGTGTGGAGCAGCGGCACAGACAGGCTCTCTGCTGGGCTCTGTCATCATGTTCCCACTGGTAAATGTGTACAACCTGTTTCAGTCAGGAGACTTCTGTAACACCAAGTGCCCTTTATGA